One segment of Mycolicibacterium baixiangningiae DNA contains the following:
- a CDS encoding isochorismatase family protein — protein MRALIVVDVQNDFCEGGSLAVSGGAAVARGISGLLASDPGYAHVVATKDFHIDPGGHFSDTPDYRQSWPRHCVVGTDGAEFHPDLDRSPVEAVFTKGEYSAAYSGFEGSDASGTPLGDWLRTHGVDEVDVVGIATDYCVRATAADAAAAGFTTRVLLDLTAGVAEDSTAEAVQALRAAGVDIV, from the coding sequence ATGCGCGCGCTCATCGTCGTCGATGTCCAGAACGACTTCTGTGAAGGCGGCTCGCTGGCTGTGAGCGGCGGGGCCGCCGTCGCCCGCGGCATCAGCGGCCTGCTCGCTTCAGACCCCGGGTACGCCCACGTGGTGGCGACCAAGGACTTCCACATCGACCCGGGCGGCCACTTCTCCGACACCCCGGACTACCGGCAGTCGTGGCCCCGCCACTGTGTCGTCGGGACCGACGGCGCCGAGTTCCATCCCGACCTGGACCGGTCACCGGTCGAGGCGGTGTTCACCAAGGGCGAGTACTCGGCGGCCTACAGCGGCTTCGAGGGCAGCGATGCGTCGGGCACGCCGCTGGGTGACTGGCTGCGTACGCACGGCGTCGACGAGGTCGACGTCGTCGGGATCGCCACCGACTACTGTGTGCGGGCCACGGCCGCCGACGCCGCGGCGGCCGGTTTCACCACCCGCGTGCTGCTCGACCTCACCGCGGGCGTCGCCGAGGACTCGACGGCCGAGGCGGTGCAGGCGCTACGCGCCGCCGGGGTGGACATCGTCTGA
- the glgX gene encoding glycogen debranching protein GlgX: MAAAPTPNVPSETWPGKAYPLGATYDGFGTNFALFSEAADRVELCLFDADGNETRVTLPEVDGFVWHGFIPNIEPGQRYGYRVHGPYDPANGQRCNPNKLLLDPYAKAIDGTFEWGQPLFSYNFGDPDSRNDDDSAANMPKSVVINPFFDWGVDRPPHHEYADTVIYEAHVKGLTQTHPDIPEQIRGTYSAVAHPVIIDHLKAMGINAIELMPVHHFANDSTLIEKGLSNYWGYNTIGFFAPDPKYTSSATPGGQVQEFKAMVRALHEAGIEVILDVVYNHTAEGNHMGPTLSMRGIDNAAYYRLVEDDKRYYMDYTGTGNSLNAGHPHALQLIMDSLRYWVTEMHVDGFRFDLASTLAREFYDVDRLATFFELVQQDPTVSQVKLIAEPWDVGPGGYQVGNFPPQWTEWNGKYRDTVRDYWRGESATLDEFASRLTGSSDLYEHTSRRPVASINFVIAHDGFTLRDLVSYNDKHNDANGEDNNDGESHNRSWNCGVEGPTDDPVINALRARQERNFLTTLMLSQGVPMICHGDELGRTQGGNNNGYCQDNEITWIDWSTADTELMAFTQKVSELRAAHPVFRRRRFFSGRPVRQRGAPGLPDIAWFAPDGAEMTDEDWESGFAKSIAVYLNGQGIPDLDVRGQRVTDDSFLLCFNAHHEPLEFAMPAAEFGRAWLPVIDTANDDGARESVTAGAKIEVADRSVLVLKAINEP, translated from the coding sequence TTGGCCGCAGCCCCCACCCCGAACGTCCCCTCCGAGACCTGGCCGGGCAAGGCCTATCCACTCGGGGCGACGTATGACGGCTTCGGCACCAACTTCGCGTTGTTCAGCGAGGCCGCCGACCGCGTGGAGCTGTGCCTGTTCGATGCGGACGGCAACGAGACCCGGGTGACGCTGCCGGAGGTCGACGGGTTCGTCTGGCACGGCTTCATCCCCAACATCGAGCCCGGCCAGCGCTACGGCTACCGCGTGCACGGCCCGTACGACCCGGCCAACGGCCAGCGCTGCAACCCCAACAAGCTGCTGCTCGACCCGTACGCGAAGGCCATCGACGGCACCTTCGAGTGGGGCCAGCCGCTGTTCAGCTACAACTTCGGCGATCCCGACAGTCGCAACGACGACGATTCGGCCGCCAACATGCCGAAGTCGGTGGTGATCAACCCGTTCTTCGACTGGGGCGTGGACCGCCCACCCCACCACGAGTACGCCGACACCGTGATCTACGAGGCGCACGTCAAGGGGCTGACGCAGACCCATCCCGACATCCCCGAGCAGATCCGCGGCACCTACTCCGCCGTCGCGCACCCGGTGATCATCGACCACCTCAAGGCCATGGGGATCAATGCCATCGAGTTGATGCCGGTGCACCACTTCGCCAACGACTCGACCCTGATCGAGAAGGGGTTGTCGAACTACTGGGGTTACAACACCATCGGGTTCTTCGCCCCGGATCCCAAGTACACCTCGAGCGCCACCCCCGGCGGTCAGGTGCAGGAATTCAAGGCGATGGTCCGCGCACTGCACGAGGCGGGTATCGAGGTGATCCTCGACGTGGTCTACAACCACACCGCCGAGGGCAACCACATGGGCCCGACGCTGTCGATGCGTGGCATCGACAACGCGGCGTACTACCGGCTCGTCGAGGACGACAAGCGGTACTACATGGACTACACCGGCACGGGCAACAGCCTCAACGCCGGTCATCCGCACGCTCTGCAGCTGATCATGGACTCGCTGCGCTACTGGGTCACCGAGATGCACGTCGACGGTTTCCGGTTCGACCTCGCCTCGACGCTGGCCCGCGAGTTCTACGACGTCGACCGCCTGGCGACGTTCTTCGAACTCGTGCAGCAGGATCCGACGGTCAGCCAGGTCAAGCTGATCGCCGAACCGTGGGACGTCGGCCCCGGCGGTTACCAGGTCGGCAACTTCCCGCCGCAGTGGACCGAGTGGAACGGCAAGTACCGCGACACGGTGCGCGACTACTGGCGCGGCGAGTCGGCCACCCTCGACGAGTTCGCGTCCCGGCTGACCGGTTCGTCGGACCTCTACGAGCACACCTCACGCCGGCCGGTGGCGTCGATCAACTTCGTCATCGCCCACGACGGGTTCACGCTGCGGGATCTGGTGTCCTACAACGACAAACACAACGACGCCAACGGCGAGGACAACAACGACGGCGAGAGCCACAACCGGTCGTGGAACTGCGGGGTTGAGGGCCCGACCGACGACCCCGTGATCAACGCGCTGCGTGCCCGTCAGGAGCGCAACTTCTTGACGACTCTGATGCTGTCCCAGGGCGTTCCGATGATCTGCCACGGCGACGAACTGGGTCGTACGCAGGGCGGTAACAACAACGGATACTGCCAGGACAACGAGATCACGTGGATCGACTGGTCGACCGCCGACACCGAGTTGATGGCGTTCACCCAGAAGGTCTCCGAGCTGCGCGCCGCTCACCCGGTGTTCCGCCGCCGCCGGTTCTTCTCCGGCCGCCCGGTGCGTCAGCGCGGTGCGCCCGGTCTGCCCGACATCGCCTGGTTCGCCCCCGACGGCGCCGAGATGACCGACGAGGACTGGGAGAGCGGTTTCGCCAAGTCGATCGCGGTCTACCTCAATGGTCAGGGCATCCCGGATCTGGACGTGCGGGGTCAGCGGGTCACCGACGACTCGTTCCTGCTGTGTTTCAACGCCCACCACGAACCGCTCGAATTCGCTATGCCCGCAGCGGAATTCGGCAGGGCGTGGCTCCCGGTGATCGACACCGCCAACGACGATGGCGCCCGCGAGTCGGTGACTGCGGGCGCCAAGATCGAGGTCGCCGACCGGTCGGTGCTGGTCTTGAAGGCGATCAACGAGCCGTAG